A window of Cryptomeria japonica chromosome 3, Sugi_1.0, whole genome shotgun sequence contains these coding sequences:
- the LOC131044028 gene encoding receptor-like protein kinase 7 — MEQIVLVWILGFLSLSLTLINGVRAIPQEAQILLQMKDKLKDPHDALNNWKESIDAPCNWDGITCDNQTGMVTEITLESKSLNGSLDAVICSLQSLEKIHLPFTNLNGALPLMKNCSKLRYLNLTTNSLSGTLPDFSPLKSLQVLDLTTNGFSGQFPESLGNLPELSSLNLAENDFAAGTIPLKLASLKKLRELYLADCNLVGEIPFFIFNFTDLGLLDLSDNFLNGSIPKEISNLKKLYQFFLFDNELSGSIPPELGNLTLLQQFDASQNSLTGSIPEEVGNLKELVILGLKINNLSGQIPESIGELPNLQSMSLYQNSLTGPLPPKLGSLSKFNTMDVSQNLLNGTLPKDICKGGNMQYFLALENFFTGNLPQSYGRDCQSLVRFRVNNNNLKGKVPDGIWGLPHANIIDLSSNEFVGGISPEIRNAKNLSELLIYGNRFSGSLVPEIGMAVQLSKIEAHNNRFTGSLPKEIGNLSQLNALYLQENMLEGSIPAEIGLCDSLSVINLAGNRFEGSIPATLGSIQSLNSLNLSNNELSGSIPASLGLLMLSLIDFSNNRLVGRVPNSLLRVGDWQKFSGNPGLCAENSGRSDFLRVCSVSKAKQEAKRVELLAGFIVGLAMSILVIGLLLTCRYLRNQTDLKAERLSWTVKAFHNLSFDAEEISSVLLRKENIIGTGASSTVYRVDLPNNEVVAVKQFWTSNKMEDDASKLENCHHAKQNVFREHENRLAKAEVETLGTIRHKNIVKLYCYLSNSDSSLLVYEYMPKGNLLDALHSSGDGRGGHPLDWPARYKIALGTAKGLAYLHHDCSPAIVHRDVKTTNILLDNFYEAKVADFGVSKVLQASSKGGNTGTAFVGTHGYIAPEYAYSLKVTEKSDVYSFGVVLLELITGKRSIEPEYGENRDIVDWISCKISSKESAVDVLDSKISMSFEMEMIKVLRIAISCVLKLPSLRPTMREVVQMLVDADPCSTSNSNTGLKQEKDSKHVESYI; from the exons ATGGAGCAAATTGTTCTGGTTTGGATCTTAGGCTTTCTTTCATTGAGCCTGACATTGATTAATGGGGTCAGAGCAATTCCCCAGGAGGCTCAGATTCTTCTGCAAATGAAGGATAAGTTGAAAGATCCCCACGATGCATTGAACAACTGGAAAGAATCCATTGATGCTCCTTGCAATTGGGATGGAATAACCTGTGACAATCAGACAGGCATGGTTACTGAGATCACCTTAGAGAGCAAATCTCTCAATGGCTCTCTTGACGCCGTAATTTGCAGTTTACAGAGCTTGGAGAAGATCCACTTGCCTTTCACTAACCTGAATGGGGCTTTGCCTCTGATGAAGAATTGCAGCAAGCTTCGGTATTTGAACCTTACGACAAATTCTCTGTCTGGGACTCTGCCGGATTTTAGTCCGCTGAAATCCTTGCAGGTTCTTGATTTGACGACCAATGGGTTCTCTGGTCAATTTCCCGAGTCTTTGGGAAATTTACCTGAGCTGAGTTCACTCAACCTTGCTGAAAATGATTTTGCTGCAGGGACTATACCTTTGAAGCTCGCGAGTCTGAAGAAATTGAGGGAGCTCTATTTGGCCGACTGTAATTTGGTGGGAGAAATCCCGTTTTTTATCTTTAATTTCACAGATCTAGGCCTTCTGGATCTTTCCGACAACTTCTTGAATGGTTCTATTCCAAAGGAGATTAGCAATCTGAAGAAGCTTTACCAATTTTTCCTCTTCGATAACGAGCTCAGCGGAAGTATTCCTCCAGAACTAGGCAACCTCACATTACTGCAGCAATTTGATGCATCGCAGAACAGTCTCACCGGCAGCATTCCGGAAGAGGTCGGGAATTTGAAGGAACTTGTGATCCTTGGGCTGAAGATAAACAATCTTTCAGGGCAAATTCCTGAAAGCATAGGCGAATTACCAAACCTGCAAAGCATGTCTCTTTATCAGAATAGTTTGACAGGCCCATTGCCGCCGAAGCTCGGCAGTTTATCCAAATTCAACACAATGGACGTCTCGCAAAATCTCCTCAACGGCACGCTGCCTAAGGACATCTGCAAAGGGGGCAACATGCAGTATTTTCTTGCTCTTGAAAATTTTTTCACGGGAAACTTGCCGCAATCCTACGGAAGAGATTGCCAAAGCTTGGTACGCTTCCGAGTCAATAACAATAATCTCAAGGGCAAGGTGCCCGATGGAATTTGGGGTCTGCCGCATGCGAACATTATTGATCTGAGCTCTAATGAGTTTGTCGGCGGAATTAGCCCTGAGATCAGAAATGCAAAGAATTTGTCAGAGCTATTGATTTACGGCAACAGATTCTCCGGCAGCTTGGTGCCGGAGATTGGCATGGCGGTGCAGTTGTCCAAGATTGAAGCTCACAATAATCGATTCACTGGTTCCTTACCGAAGGAAATTGGTAATTTGAGTCAGCTCAATGCTTTGTATTTGCAGGAAAATATGCTGGAAGGTTCAATTCCTGCAGAAATTGGTCTTTGTGACTCTTTATCCGTCATTAACCTTGCCGGAAATCGCTTTGAAGGTTCGATTCCGGCGACTCTGGGATCCATTCAAAGCCTGAATTCTCTGAATCTTTCCAATAACGAGCTCTCCGGTTCGATTCCCGCAAGCCTCGGTTTGTTGATGCTAAGTTTGATTGATTTCTCCAATAATCGGTTAGTCGGCCGTGTTCCGAATTCGCTTCTCAGAGTGGGAGACTGGCAGAAATTTTCTGGCAATCCAGGCCTCTGCGCTGAAAACTCCGGAAGGAGTGATTTTCTGAGAGTCTGTTCTGTTTCTAAAGCCAAACAGGAAGCGAAAAGAGTTGAATTACTGGCCGGTTTCATTGTCGGTTTAGCCATGTCAATACTTGTGATTGGGCTCCTGCTTACTTGCCGGTATCTTCGTAACCAGACAGACTTGAAGGCAGAAAGGTTGTCATGGACTGTCAAGGCTTTTCATAATTTGAGCTTCGATGCCGAGGAGATCTCCAGCGTTTTATTGCGGAAAGAAAATATTATCGGAACCGGCGCTTCAAGTACGGTATATCGCGTGGATCTACCGAACAACGAAGTTGTAGCAGTGAAGCAGTTTTGGACGAGCAACAAAATGGAGGACGATGCAAGCAAACTTGAGAATTGTCATCATGCTAAGCAGAATGTCTTCAGAGAACATGAAAATAGACTGGCCAAGGCAGAGGTCGAAACTCTTGGAACAATTCGGCACAAGAATATTGTGAAGCTTTACTGTTACCTGTCAAACAGCGACTCAAGTCTTCTGGTTTATGAGTACATGCCCAAGGGCAACTTACTTGATGCTTTGCACAGCAGTGGCGACGGAAGAGGAGGTCATCCTTTGGATTGGCCTGCGAGGTACAAGATTGCATTAGGTACAGCTAAGGGATTAGCTTACCTTCATCACGATTGCTCCCCTGCAATTGTTCACAGAGACGTGAAGACTACAAATATCCTGCTGGACAATTTTTACGAAGCAAAGGTTGCTGATTTTGGCGTTTCAAAGGTTCTCCAAGCTAGCAGCAAAGGAGGCAATACCGGAACAGCCTTCGTAGGCACTCACGGCTACATTGCTCCTG AATATGCATACTCTCTGAAGGTGACAGAGAAAAGCGATGTGTACAGTTTCGGTGTGGTTCTGCTGGAGCTAATAACTGGAAAGCGGTCAATCGAACCAGAATATGGCGAGAACAGAGACATCGTAGACTGGATAAGTTGCAAGATTTCTAGCAAGGAATCTGCAGTGGATGTGCTTGACTCCAAGATTTCCATGTCATTTGAGATGGAAATGATAAAGGTGTTGCGAATTGCAATAAGCTGCGTTCTGAAACTGCCTAGTTTGCGGCCCACTATGAGAGAAGTAGTGCAAATGTTGGTGGATGCGGATCCTTGCTCTACTAGCAATTCGAACACAGGCTTGAAGCAGGAAAAGGATTCAAAGCATGTTGAGTCTTACATTTGA